One Manihot esculenta cultivar AM560-2 chromosome 6, M.esculenta_v8, whole genome shotgun sequence DNA segment encodes these proteins:
- the LOC110617002 gene encoding myosin-binding protein 7 isoform X1, whose product MAETSAAMVFETDVTALEEALYAQQQLLQKLNAELDVEREAAASAASEALSMILRLQGEKASLKMEASQYKRMAEEKMCHAQEALAIFEDLIYQREMEIASLEFQVHAYRYRLLSMGCNDLDVYEIKFPEDLLMQRHDNLLGEKGTNNNVKRITTVPQAMIKDPNHKRSAIERKKSVTPLPDPPSPVDETMNQEIDDSEKKLASCSTLDLNSYWEEIKKLDERMKEISDSKDHSGRNKSTLWKGGNWPSSLFSQVSIGNCIDIVREASANNSDEENSQAKKVTDHDPACSSSVQDIFEVPQATDYQSRKPCESWKITLGKPDSVTENTLDSPKKHEIERVKPILISTSTNHERKLLKPRNLLSLSRPLIQKVNLGNPPPDYKRLSWRIDRLERERNYARQEIIDGGEELNILKEILDQLKSIESEMKSWRAQKSLLPKEQFLASLQEVHAFSFSLSLSVCVYVELILCTKHVTPCHELVLICMDHDVQYKIDGELLI is encoded by the coding sequence ATGGCGGAAACTAGTGCAGCAATGGTGTTTGAAACTGATGTTACTGCTTTAGAAGAAGCGCTTTATGCACAACAACAACTTCTGCAAAAGCTTAATGCTGAGTTGGATGTAGAAAGAGAAGCTGCAGCTTCTGCAGCAAGTGAAGCTTTATCAATGATCTTGCGTTTACAAGGAGAAAAGGCTTCtctgaagatggaagctagtcaATATAAGAGAATGGCAGAAGAAAAGATGTGTCATGCTCAGGAAGCTCTTGCAATTTTTGAAGATCTAATATATCAGAGAGAAATGGAAATTGCATCTCTTGAATTCCAAGTTCATGCTTATAGGTATAGACTCCTTAGCATGGGTTGTAATGATTTGGATGtctatgaaattaaatttccaGAGGATCTATTAATGCAGAGACATGATAATTTGTTAGGAGAAAAGGGTACCAATAACAATGTGAAGAGAATCACCACTGTGCCTCAAGCTATGATCAAAGATCCCAATCATAAGAGAAGTGCTATTGAGAGAAAAAAATCTGTGACACCTTTGCCAGATCCTCCAAGCCCTGTGGACGAAACTATGAACCAGGAAATTGATGATTCTGAGAAGAAACTAGCCAGTTGTTCAACCCTGGATCTTAACTCATATTGGGAAGAGATCAAGAAGTTGGATGAACGAATGAAAGAGATTTCAGACAGCAAAGATCACTCTGGTAGAAACAAATCAACACTCTGGAAAGGTGGTAATTGGCCTTCGTCATTATTTTCACAAGTCAGCATTGGAAATTGCATTGATATAGTGAGAGAAGCAAGTGCAAACAATTCTGATGAAGAAAATTCACAGGCAAAGAAGGTGACTGATCATGATCCTGCTTGCTCTTCAAGTGTTCAGGACATATTTGAAGTCCCACAAGCTACTGATTATCAGAGTCGAAAACCTTGTGAATCCTGGAAAATCACGCTTGGAAAGCCAGATTCAGTCACTGAGAACACCTTGGATTCACCTAAGAAACATGAAATAGAGAGGGTAAAGCCAATATTAATTTCTACAAGTACAAACCATGAGAGGAAATTGCTTAAACCAAGAAATCTGTTGAGTCTTTCGCGACCTCTTATTCAAAAAGTGAATCTTGGTAATCCTCCTCCTGATTATAAACGGTTGAGTTGGAGAATTGATAggcttgagagagagagaaattatGCCAGGCAAGAAATTATAGATGGAGGGGAAGAGTTGAATATATTGAAGGAGATTCTTGATCAACTCAAATCCATAGAGTCTGAGATGAAAAGCTGGAGAGCTCAGAAATCACTTCTTCCTAAAGAACAATTTCTAGCTTCTCTCCAAGAGGTAcatgctttctctttctctctctctctctctgtgtgtgtttatgttgagttgattTTGTGCACAAAACATGTTACTCCTTGCCATGAACTTGTACTAATATGTATGGATCATGATGTGCAATATAAAATTGATGGAGAATTATTAATTTAG
- the LOC110617002 gene encoding myosin-binding protein 7 isoform X2, whose product MAETSAAMVFETDVTALEEALYAQQQLLQKLNAELDVEREAAASAASEALSMILRLQGEKASLKMEASQYKRMAEEKMCHAQEALAIFEDLIYQREMEIASLEFQVHAYRYRLLSMGCNDLDVYEIKFPEDLLMQRHDNLLGEKGTNNNVKRITTVPQAMIKDPNHKRSAIERKKSVTPLPDPPSPVDETMNQEIDDSEKKLASCSTLDLNSYWEEIKKLDERMKEISDSKDHSGRNKSTLWKGGNWPSSLFSQVSIGNCIDIVREASANNSDEENSQAKKVTDHDPACSSSVQDIFEVPQATDYQSRKPCESWKITLGKPDSVTENTLDSPKKHEIERVKPILISTSTNHERKLLKPRNLLSLSRPLIQKVNLGNPPPDYKRLSWRIDRLERERNYARQEIIDGGEELNILKEILDQLKSIESEMKSWRAQKSLLPKEQFLASLQEAMVCFWM is encoded by the exons ATGGCGGAAACTAGTGCAGCAATGGTGTTTGAAACTGATGTTACTGCTTTAGAAGAAGCGCTTTATGCACAACAACAACTTCTGCAAAAGCTTAATGCTGAGTTGGATGTAGAAAGAGAAGCTGCAGCTTCTGCAGCAAGTGAAGCTTTATCAATGATCTTGCGTTTACAAGGAGAAAAGGCTTCtctgaagatggaagctagtcaATATAAGAGAATGGCAGAAGAAAAGATGTGTCATGCTCAGGAAGCTCTTGCAATTTTTGAAGATCTAATATATCAGAGAGAAATGGAAATTGCATCTCTTGAATTCCAAGTTCATGCTTATAGGTATAGACTCCTTAGCATGGGTTGTAATGATTTGGATGtctatgaaattaaatttccaGAGGATCTATTAATGCAGAGACATGATAATTTGTTAGGAGAAAAGGGTACCAATAACAATGTGAAGAGAATCACCACTGTGCCTCAAGCTATGATCAAAGATCCCAATCATAAGAGAAGTGCTATTGAGAGAAAAAAATCTGTGACACCTTTGCCAGATCCTCCAAGCCCTGTGGACGAAACTATGAACCAGGAAATTGATGATTCTGAGAAGAAACTAGCCAGTTGTTCAACCCTGGATCTTAACTCATATTGGGAAGAGATCAAGAAGTTGGATGAACGAATGAAAGAGATTTCAGACAGCAAAGATCACTCTGGTAGAAACAAATCAACACTCTGGAAAGGTGGTAATTGGCCTTCGTCATTATTTTCACAAGTCAGCATTGGAAATTGCATTGATATAGTGAGAGAAGCAAGTGCAAACAATTCTGATGAAGAAAATTCACAGGCAAAGAAGGTGACTGATCATGATCCTGCTTGCTCTTCAAGTGTTCAGGACATATTTGAAGTCCCACAAGCTACTGATTATCAGAGTCGAAAACCTTGTGAATCCTGGAAAATCACGCTTGGAAAGCCAGATTCAGTCACTGAGAACACCTTGGATTCACCTAAGAAACATGAAATAGAGAGGGTAAAGCCAATATTAATTTCTACAAGTACAAACCATGAGAGGAAATTGCTTAAACCAAGAAATCTGTTGAGTCTTTCGCGACCTCTTATTCAAAAAGTGAATCTTGGTAATCCTCCTCCTGATTATAAACGGTTGAGTTGGAGAATTGATAggcttgagagagagagaaattatGCCAGGCAAGAAATTATAGATGGAGGGGAAGAGTTGAATATATTGAAGGAGATTCTTGATCAACTCAAATCCATAGAGTCTGAGATGAAAAGCTGGAGAGCTCAGAAATCACTTCTTCCTAAAGAACAATTTCTAGCTTCTCTCCAAGAG GCTATGGTGTGCTTTTGGATGTAA